Sequence from the Synergistaceae bacterium genome:
TCGAATCCTTTGAGGGACATTACCCGGCCCGTGTTCGTGAAGAAATATATATCCCGGTGAGTGTTCGTTACGCTCAACATTTCTATGCTGTCGTCCGCGTGAATGTTCGCGCCCCTCTTGCCCTTTCCGCCGGCGGCCTGAAGACGGTAATATTCAAGCGGCTGACGTTTGATTAGTCCGTCTTTCGAGAGGGTAATTATTATGTTCTCCTCCGGGATTAAATCAGCGTCAACAACTTCCTGAACCTCGTCAACAATCGCCGTCCTTCTCTCATCGCCGAAACGCCCGGCAAGGTCTACAAGCTCCGCCCTGATTACGCCGTCAAGCACTTTCCTGTCAGCAATAATTTCATTGAAGCCGGAAATGTCCGCCAAGAGTTTCGACTGTTCTTCGTCAAGTTTCCCGCGCTCAAGCCCGGTTAGACGCTGTAATCTCATCTCAAGTATCGCCTGCGCTTGTGCCTCTGTGAATCCTAAGACGGACTGCAGGCTTTCTTTTGCCTCGTTCGCGCTGTTTGTTGAGCGGATTGTGCGTATTACCTGCTCTATGTGGGTCAGTGCTTTCTTGAGTCCTTCTATTATATGTTCACGCGCCTTTGCGTTTTTGAGGCGGTATTCTGTCCTGCGTCTGACTACTTCCCGGCGGTAGTTGAGGAAGATAGAAAGCAATCGCTTTATGCTGAGGATTTCGGGGTGTTTGTCGACTAATGCAAGGTTAATCACGCCGAATGTTGACTGAAGTGAGGTGTGCCTGTAGAGCTGTCTCATGATGAGATCCGGATCAGCGTCCCGCGAAAGCTCAATCACTATTCGGAGTCCGTCTCTGTCTGACTCGTCGTGCATTTCGGAGACTCCTTCTATTTCGCGCTCCTGTACGGCCTGCACCATAGCTTCAAGCATCATAGTTTTGTTGACGCTGTACGGAATCTCCGTGATAACAATGCTCTGCTTACCGCGCTTTGACTCCTCAACGTGCATTTTCCCGCGTACTGTGATTTTCCCGCGCCCTGTCGTGTAAGCCTCAAGTATTCCCGAACGCCCTAAAATTTCTCCGCCTGTGGGAAAATCCGGGCCGGGCATGAGCCGCAGAATGTCGGAAATGTCAGCGTCCTCCGGCTCGATTCCGTTGTCGATGAGCCAGCAGAAGACATCAGCAACTTCCTTCAGGTTATGCGGTGGCATGTTTGTGGCCATTCCTACGGCGATTCCTGTTGAGCCGTTGACTAAAAGATTCGGGAGGATTGACGGAAGAGTCTGCGGTTCTTTGAGGGACTCGTCAAAATTTTTGCCCCATTCTACGGTGTCCTCATCGAGATTTGCGAGCATTAGTTCACCCGGCCAGCTCAGGCGGGCCTCAGTGTAGCGCATGGCCGCGGGGCTGTCTCCGTCAACAGAGCCGAAATTCCCCTGCCCGTCTACGAGAGTGTAGCGGAGATTCCAGTCCTGCGCGAGCCGCACCATCGTGTCATAAATCGCCGAGTCTCCGTGAGGGTGATACTTACCCATTGTTTCACCGACAATGCGGGCGGATTTCTTGTAGGCTGTGTTGTGCCTGAGACCTAATTCCGACATGGCATAAAGGACTCTCCGCTGTACGGGCTTGAGGCCGTCCCTCGCGTCAGGCAATGCACGCCCTACAATAACGCTCATTGCGTAGTTGAGGTAGCTTGTTTTTATTTCGCCGACAAGGGGGAGGGTTAATATTTTCTCCTCCTGCTGTTTGCTTTCTTCATTCATGGGATTGTTCGCTGTGATTTCGTCAGGCATAAAAAGTTCTGAGCCTCCTGTCAAAATTGTGTGATAAAAACAAATAATTTTAGCATGATTTGTTGATATAGGAACAGAAAACAGGCAGAGTTGAATTTTCCGTGCGGTTTGAAAAAATATTTTCACTAAATTATAATCATCATAAAAGAGATTTCATACAGGAGGTTAATGTAGTGAGAGGACTTTATTTATTTTCTCTACGCAAAATTCTCTACGCAATATCGTTAGCCGCGCTTCTCCTTTTCCCGCCTCTCATTAAATCCCCGGCGTTCGCTGACTCCGTTACGATTAAGGGCAAACGTCTCGCGGAAATCAGCGACATCGTAAGTACAGCTACAGGCTCAGATTTCCCGGAGATTCAGAAACATTCCCTTATGCTGTTTGAGCGTAAAACAGAAGGAGACGAAGTAGTGTATCAGCCCCGCGTGTTCACCGTTAGCCGGGACGGCTCTTTGAGGAAAGAATACGCGCTTGACGTTCAGCACCATGACGCTATCCACAAGAGCGCAAAGACTCTGACTTCCCGCGAAGATGTCGTCCAGAAAATGGACGTGGCAATTTCCCCGCAACGCTTCGGAATGAGGCGCAATGTCATCTACACAACCGCAGGGCTTTCATTCAGCAATTCATATTACAGCATGACAGGCTTCCAGACAGTACACAGCAGCGGAACAGAAAACAACGCAAGCATGACAACTCCCAAAGAGAAAGACCCACAATGGTACTGGGGAAGCTGCAACATGTTGGGAAACGCGGCCATTACGCTAAAGGGCATGGAAGACAAAGACGTTTTCATTCTTGTTCGCGGCAAACCGTTGGGCACTGTGAGGGATCTCAACTTTGACTATTTGGTAGTCGACAGAAACGAATCGGGAGATCTCAGCAGTCATCTCACCGACACTACTATCACCGGCGGAGACAAATATTTCAAAGATAAGTACGCCAACTTCAGCGGCACAATCCGGGGACTCTCTATTACCGCAGGGGACTTTGACGGCGATGGCTACAAGAATGAAGTTCTCATGACATTTACTTGCCAAACGGGCATTTACGCTTATATTGAAAAAGTATTAACAGGAGACAGAGACGTTATATATGGGGCTGAAATGATGCCGATGACGGTAATTAAAGGCGATACCTCTATTTGGGGGGTTGATCTTTCGCCGCAGTTCTCAGGTATTGCCCTTGCCGGGGATTTTGACGGAGACGGAGTACAGGAAGCGGCAGTTGTATCCAAAGCCAGAGACCTCACCACCGGGGTCATAAGAGTCAACGTCTTCAAGTACAACTCCGGCGCATGGAAAAGAGACTGGCTTGATACCATTGTCTCCCAAAACTGCACTCTCAAAGCTACTAGGGCTGACCTTAACGGAGACGGGCAGGACGAGATTGTTATGCTTGTTTTAGACGGAATTACTGCCCCTCGTCTTGAGTTCTGGGGCTTCTGAAAAGGGTCAATAAAACCTGTCCGCAACGCGCATTGCAACAAGACTCTCGGATTTGTAGTCAAGGAAGATGAGTACAACTTGTCTTACAAGACAGAGGAAGATTTCTCACTGACCGCCGGGCCTCTTCTCGGCACTCGCGGACATGCAAAGCTCGCGGAGGACATAGCGATAAGTCATGTTAATTCTGAGGGAAGCGCGGTATATGTAGTGCCTACAATCCTTAAACCTAACAGAAATTTTACGGATTTCGGCGATGAAAAGAAGATTTACGAATATAGAGGCACAGACTCAGCCAGGAGAGGCGGACTCATTACGGGGGACTTCGCGAACGAGACTCTAATGCTCGGCAAGCCCTCACACACTCTGGACGACCATGATGTGAGCTATATTACTTTGCTTCAGGCTCTCCCGTACCATGTCGACAACGTTGACATAGACGGAAATCTCACATCTTACCCGATGAACTACACGTTCAGCGGATTCGGAGATATGGCTGACGGCATAGCGGGAAAAATGCGTGTTCAGTACGTAAGAACAACCGAAAGTAGCGGGAGCGGCTCCGCTAATTTCGGACTGGCTTCAACGACTGAAAATATTTCGGTTTTGGACAAGGCCGGGCCGTATGTGCTTGGCTACCTGAAATTCCACACGGTACAGGCGAACATAGCGGGCAATTTCGAACCCAAAGCGAAGCCCGTGGCGGGTGCTCTGAACACGGTGATGGATTTAGTAACCGACAAGATAGACAAGACTACGACAG
This genomic interval carries:
- the gyrA gene encoding DNA gyrase subunit A; translation: MNEESKQQEEKILTLPLVGEIKTSYLNYAMSVIVGRALPDARDGLKPVQRRVLYAMSELGLRHNTAYKKSARIVGETMGKYHPHGDSAIYDTMVRLAQDWNLRYTLVDGQGNFGSVDGDSPAAMRYTEARLSWPGELMLANLDEDTVEWGKNFDESLKEPQTLPSILPNLLVNGSTGIAVGMATNMPPHNLKEVADVFCWLIDNGIEPEDADISDILRLMPGPDFPTGGEILGRSGILEAYTTGRGKITVRGKMHVEESKRGKQSIVITEIPYSVNKTMMLEAMVQAVQEREIEGVSEMHDESDRDGLRIVIELSRDADPDLIMRQLYRHTSLQSTFGVINLALVDKHPEILSIKRLLSIFLNYRREVVRRRTEYRLKNAKAREHIIEGLKKALTHIEQVIRTIRSTNSANEAKESLQSVLGFTEAQAQAILEMRLQRLTGLERGKLDEEQSKLLADISGFNEIIADRKVLDGVIRAELVDLAGRFGDERRTAIVDEVQEVVDADLIPEENIIITLSKDGLIKRQPLEYYRLQAAGGKGKRGANIHADDSIEMLSVTNTHRDIYFFTNTGRVMSLKGFEVPETKSGKGKPIGRYLPLYDGERIVNIAGDGGGNFKYAFFITRKGIAKRVTFSELLQTKRAKRIMKIDAGDEIAQVRLTTGKNDMVIVTRDGLALRVPETEFRPLSRTARGAIAIRLKKNDRVLSCDVADERRTILVISQLGIGKRVEFSSFMPHHRGTGGICLMELTEKTGKLSGSVAVKDSDEIISISSKGRMIRMPVEGITVMKRHSVGNIILRLDEGDSVADFSVMRTEEDNDELTAGIPFEEESEDENS